The genomic segment CTTATCCTCATAATCTCATCGGCATCTAATGTACCATAATATTTGTAAAGTTTAATAATCAAACTTAAGGAAAAAGCCGTTAAACTTACACCTACAACTAATCCTGTTAAAATTAATGCCGATGGCAAAGGGTTAATATATCCTACTGCCTCTTCATTTAAAATCGGTGCATTTTTACCATCTACATAGCCAATGGCAACAAAAAATAAAAATATAGATGTTTCCATAATATTCATTCCGATAACTTTTTTAATTAAGTTTGAATGGGTAAGCATAGTATGAAACCCTATAAGAAATAACAATATGGCAACAAAATAATAATAGTTGGTAATTAAAGCACTAATAATCTCCATCATATTTTCTTCTCCTCTAACAGGTGATAAAAAAGTGTTACAATGGTACTTGCAACTTTTATACCAATGGCTAGAGTAACAACTGGTATAATACCACCACTAAACAGTTTACCAAAAGAACCTAAAGAAGAAAATAAATTATTTGATAAAAAATTTCCTCCTTTAGCTATTCCTAGTAAACCAATAATGATAAAAATTATACCACCAGTACTTTCTAATATTTTTGCGTTATTCCTTGGAAAACGTTCAATTCCTTTTTTAACACCATATGCCAAAGTATACAAAATTAAGCTTGAACCTAATATTGTCCCTCCAGCAAACCCACCTCCAGGGGATAGATGGCCATTGAGAATGATAAATATTCCATAAACTTGAATAAAGGGTATAATTATTTTGACAACGGTTTGTAAAACAACACTGTTTTTATTCATTTCTTTCACTTCCTTTGTTTTGCCCAGCTTTAACGTGGGCACCTAAAACTGTAAGTACGGCAGCAATTCCGGTGAATAGTACCGTTGTTTCACCTAAAGTGTCATATCCCCTATAATCTGTTATTATTGCAGAAACAATATTTTTTATATTAGTATCTTTAACAACTTCCTCTGTAAATCTTTGACTTACAACATTGTTGGATGGATTATCAGGGGAGCCAAATTTTGGCATTTCTGCTACCATCATCAATAAAATTATACCTATAACTAAAAGGGAAACAGTAGAAATTACAATCCTCACTTTTCTTCACCCCTCTTAGTTTTACTGATTACAACCATCATCAATAAAGTGGTAACACCGGCACCCATTGCAGCTTCTGTTAGGGCAATATCTGGGGCATTTAATTGCTGCCATATGATTGCCATAATCAGACTATAGGCAGCGAAGATTATAACTGCACTTAGTAAGTCCTTGATTCTAGAAACGGCTATAGCACAAACTACTAGGAATGTTAAAAGCATAAAATGAAGTATTGGCATAACTATTCCCCCTTCCCCTGGGTTTTCTGGAGAAAATCTTTTTTGTATTGAGCCCTAGAAATTACATGGGCAGCGGTAGGGTTAGTTATCCAGACAAATACAATAATAATCAAAAGTTTAGCTGCAATAAAGGGTTTATCGAGATTATATAAAGCTAAGGCCAATAATGCTAAACCTGCCCCTAAAGTATCACCTTTAGTAGTTGCATGCATTCTTGTATAAGTATCCGGTAATCGCAACAAGCCAATGGTGCCAACTGAAAAGAAAAATACACTAAAGAAAAGTAGTACACCAATTATTATCGATATAAAAGACAAACTTGGCACCCCCTAATCTATATTTTCAGTATCAATATATTTTGATACACCTATTGTCATAATAAAACTGATTAAAGCATAAACTACAGCAACATCTAAATAAAAGGTCTCATTAAAAACAAAGGAAATTAGAGAAAGTATTATTAAAGCCTTTGTTCCAATAATATTTATGGAAACAACCCTATCTATAGCCCTCGGTCCAATAATTGCCCGGTATAAGCACAGAAAAACTAAAATCATCAGGGCGATAGCTGTCCCTATAAATAAGTTATCCATTATTTTCACCATCCAGATAAAGCATTTTTGATTTTACAGCCCAATTTTGAACATCTACAGCATTCTGTTCAGTTAAATAATGAACCACATATATATCTTCATCCACATCAATGGTTAATGTCCCAGGAGTTAAAGTTATAGAGTTGGCCAACAATGTCCTGGCAAGGGGTGATTTTAATTTTGTCTTAAAAGTTACTATACCAGGGCTTATTGGCATTTTAGGAGAAAGGACTATTTTTGCTACTTGAATGTTAGCAATAATCATATCCTTTATAAGAACTAAAGTTATATTGATTAGAGTTATAATTTGAACCAAAAAAGGCTTTTTGCCATAAAAGTGGAAATCCCTTAAAAAATCCCTATTGAAAATTTCAACGGAATAAGCTACCACTATCCCTACTAACAAATGTTGTATTTCTAAAGTTTCAGCTGCTATAATCCAAAAAAGAAACAATATAAAAAATAAAATTAATGGAGTTTTACCTTTAATTTTAGTCAAAAGAACTCCTCCTTTGTATCTGGAGTTTATTTAATCTTAAAAAACATTCAGTTTAAAGCGCCTGTAATACAGGCGCTTTATAAGCTTATTGTACTTTTTTAATGGCGTTGGTTGGGCATTCCCCGATACATTTCTCACATGCAGTACATTTTAAGTTGTCAATAACTGCAAGGTTGTTTTCAACGGTTATACATTGTTCTGGACAAACCTTAGCACATTTCCTGCAACCTATACAGCCCACTTTACATACTTTCATAGTACTAGCACCTTTATCTATTGAGTTACATAATACATGAACCTGACTACCCTGGGGAACCATACGGATTACATCCTTAGGACAGGCTATTACACATTTTTGACAACTAGTACAAATTTCTTCATCTATTATAGGAATGCCATTTTCTCCCATAGTTATGGCATCAAAGGGACATTCCCTTACACATGTAGCTAATCCTAAACAGCCGTACTTACATTCCTTTGAGCCACCATCTATTAACATTGCTGATACACAGTCTTTAACACCATCATAAATAAATTTCTCTTTAGCTACTGTATTAGTTCCATTACACATAACCCTAGCCACCATTTTAATATCTTGGACAGAATCTTTAGCTTCCATTCCCATAATTCCTGCAATTTTGTCGGCAGTTTTCTGTCTCCCTACGGGACAGCCAGTAATAGGGGCTTTACCACCTACAACAGCTTCAGCAAAACCGCTACACCCAGGGTAACCACAAGCACCACAGTTAGCACCAGGTAATATTTCATTTATTGCATCTACCCTTGGATCTACTTCTACAGCAAAGATTACTGAGGCAACGGCTAGCAGAGTACCAAAAACCAAACCAATGCCACCGATTACCAGAATTGGTATGATCATCTTAAATACACCCCCTATTTTCCACTAAAATACAAATCCTGAGAAAGTTAATGCTAATATTGCTGCGGCAATAAGGGCAGCTGGGACTCCTTCAAAGTACTTATTTCCTCCTGAAAGTTCTAACCTTTCTCTAACACTAGCCAATAGTACTAAGGCTAAAGTGAAACCAAGTGCTGCACCGATAGCATGAAATATCGTTTCTATTAAACTATATCCTTTAGTTATATTTAAAATTGCTAGACCAAGGACAGCACAGTTTGTAGTAATTAATGGCAAGAAAATACCTAAAGCTCTGTATAAAGTAGGGCTAGTTTTCTTGATAGCTAACTCTACAAACTGAACTAAAGAAGCTATTACCAATATAAAAGCTAGAGTTTGTAGATATTCAATCCCCATGGGTTTTAATATGAAGTTCTGGATCATCCAGGTAATTATTGAAGATATTGTCATAACAAAGGTTACCGCCATACCCATACCAATTGATGTTTCTATTTTTTTGGAAACACCTAGGAAAGGGCAGATACCTAGAAACTGCCTTAATACAAAGTTATTAACAAAAATGGCAGTAAAAAGTATTGTTAAAAGATTAGATATATTCATTTTTTTCCCCCTTTCTTAGCATCTTTTAAATTTTGTAAGGGTAATGAAGTTAATTAACCCTAATAATAAACCTAATGTTAAAAAAGCACCTGGAGGCATTCCAAATATTGCCATAGAACCACTTAAAAATTCTCTGATTCCTCCAAGAACCGTTAAACTTAATGTAAAGCCTAACCCCATTCCAACGGCGTCTAAAATAGAAGGTAACACCGATTCTTTAGAAGCAAAGGCTTCAGCTCGACCTAAAATTAAGCAGTTAACAACAATTAGTGGAATAAAGATTCCTAAGCTTTCATATAAGGTGTAGGCATAGGCTTCCATAAACATATCTACAATTGTAACAAAAGTTGCTATTATTATTATAAAACTGGGAATTCTAACTGCACTAGGGATTAATTTTTTCACTAAAGAAACTATTATGTTTGAACAGATCAATACAAAGGTTGTAGCCATACCCATACCAAAACCATTAAAGGCACTGGTGGTTACAGCAAGGGTAGGACATAGACCAAGCAAAAGTCTAAAAACAGGATTTTCTTTATATAAACCTTTAGTTAGTTCTCCTAACATGTTGCACCTCCTACTGTAGCCCACTGGTTAGGGCATTTTTTACCCCTTCTAAAATACCTTCTGCGGTTTTAGTAGCACCTGTTTTTACATCTACATCTTTGAGGTCAGTAGCCTCTAATAGTCTCTCCGTCATCTTTTCAACTGCTAAAGTTACATATTCAGGGGTATCTTCTTTAGCCTCTATAGTTACATCAACAATTCT from the Anaerobranca californiensis DSM 14826 genome contains:
- a CDS encoding hydrogenase subunit MbhD domain-containing protein translates to MPILHFMLLTFLVVCAIAVSRIKDLLSAVIIFAAYSLIMAIIWQQLNAPDIALTEAAMGAGVTTLLMMVVISKTKRGEEK
- the mbhE gene encoding hydrogen gas-evolving membrane-bound hydrogenase subunit E, with the protein product MRIVISTVSLLVIGIILLMMVAEMPKFGSPDNPSNNVVSQRFTEEVVKDTNIKNIVSAIITDYRGYDTLGETTVLFTGIAAVLTVLGAHVKAGQNKGSERNE
- the rsxA gene encoding electron transport complex subunit RsxA, with product MNISNLLTILFTAIFVNNFVLRQFLGICPFLGVSKKIETSIGMGMAVTFVMTISSIITWMIQNFILKPMGIEYLQTLAFILVIASLVQFVELAIKKTSPTLYRALGIFLPLITTNCAVLGLAILNITKGYSLIETIFHAIGAALGFTLALVLLASVRERLELSGGNKYFEGVPAALIAAAILALTFSGFVF
- the mnhG gene encoding monovalent cation/H(+) antiporter subunit G, which codes for MSFISIIIGVLLFFSVFFFSVGTIGLLRLPDTYTRMHATTKGDTLGAGLALLALALYNLDKPFIAAKLLIIIVFVWITNPTAAHVISRAQYKKDFLQKTQGKGE
- a CDS encoding MnhB domain-containing protein, translating into MNKNSVVLQTVVKIIIPFIQVYGIFIILNGHLSPGGGFAGGTILGSSLILYTLAYGVKKGIERFPRNNAKILESTGGIIFIIIGLLGIAKGGNFLSNNLFSSLGSFGKLFSGGIIPVVTLAIGIKVASTIVTLFYHLLEEKKI
- a CDS encoding cation:proton antiporter subunit C; its protein translation is MMEIISALITNYYYFVAILLFLIGFHTMLTHSNLIKKVIGMNIMETSIFLFFVAIGYVDGKNAPILNEEAVGYINPLPSALILTGLVVGVSLTAFSLSLIIKLYKYYGTLDADEIMRIRSQEE
- a CDS encoding RnfABCDGE type electron transport complex subunit B yields the protein MIIPILVIGGIGLVFGTLLAVASVIFAVEVDPRVDAINEILPGANCGACGYPGCSGFAEAVVGGKAPITGCPVGRQKTADKIAGIMGMEAKDSVQDIKMVARVMCNGTNTVAKEKFIYDGVKDCVSAMLIDGGSKECKYGCLGLATCVRECPFDAITMGENGIPIIDEEICTSCQKCVIACPKDVIRMVPQGSQVHVLCNSIDKGASTMKVCKVGCIGCRKCAKVCPEQCITVENNLAVIDNLKCTACEKCIGECPTNAIKKVQ
- a CDS encoding monovalent cation/H+ antiporter complex subunit F, whose amino-acid sequence is MDNLFIGTAIALMILVFLCLYRAIIGPRAIDRVVSINIIGTKALIILSLISFVFNETFYLDVAVVYALISFIMTIGVSKYIDTENID
- the rsxE gene encoding electron transport complex subunit RsxE, with amino-acid sequence MLGELTKGLYKENPVFRLLLGLCPTLAVTTSAFNGFGMGMATTFVLICSNIIVSLVKKLIPSAVRIPSFIIIIATFVTIVDMFMEAYAYTLYESLGIFIPLIVVNCLILGRAEAFASKESVLPSILDAVGMGLGFTLSLTVLGGIREFLSGSMAIFGMPPGAFLTLGLLLGLINFITLTKFKRC
- a CDS encoding Na+/H+ antiporter subunit E; amino-acid sequence: MTKIKGKTPLILFFILFLFWIIAAETLEIQHLLVGIVVAYSVEIFNRDFLRDFHFYGKKPFLVQIITLINITLVLIKDMIIANIQVAKIVLSPKMPISPGIVTFKTKLKSPLARTLLANSITLTPGTLTIDVDEDIYVVHYLTEQNAVDVQNWAVKSKMLYLDGENNG